A region of Chitinophaga horti DNA encodes the following proteins:
- a CDS encoding GH92 family glycosyl hydrolase, which produces MKKWLVALTMGLASVAQAQEKDYSTIVNPFIGTGGHGHTYPGPSMPFGMVQLSPDTRLKGWDGCSGYHYSDSIIYGFSHTHLSGTGIEDYCDILLMPTTGKYEWNNEKYASPFSHKNEKAHAGFYSVKLDKYNVEASLTATKRVGLHKYQFAAGAKEGNVLLDLYHRDIVKDSHLKVLNDSTIVGMRRSTSWAQDQVVYFALKFSKPFKKHVVALNDAEKGALKEAQGLNIKSYFTFNLDGAPLYAKVAISGVSEEGAMRNLDAELPDYNFAKVVADAKTAWNKELGKIEIKGGTPDQQVIFYSALYHACLNPNLYMDVDGQYLGTDKKVHKAEGFENYSVFSLWDTHRGLHPLMTIIDPKRTNDWINTFLAQYKYGGMLPVWELSANETFCMIGYHAVPVIADAYQKGIRGYDVNYALESMRSWAESDRFGIQDYIRQGYLNTETQAESVSRTLEYSYDDWCIAQMAKGMGQQDVYNTYIQRAQSYKNLFDASTGFMRGKTGGRWYSPFTPTEVNNFFTEANSWQYSFAVQQDVSGLMKLQGGRLPFTAKLNKLFTTNEKLSGREQSDITGLIGQYAHGNEPSHHIAYLFNYVGQPYRTQELVHEVLTGLYHNHPDGLSGNEDCGQMSAWYVLSSMGFYSVTPGSGIYAIGTPLFDEVKINLENGKTFTVKANNRSAKNFYIASAQLNGKAYNKSYFQHTDITDGGTLSFDMSATPNKVWGATEVPVSSITDELIVPVPFVVATSDRFKSAMPVTLKTVEPGAAIYYTLDGSQPTSASKKYVAPISVKTSCTLKAVAFKNGKYSKVAENEFHRIPTDKNITILSKIHPQYTGGGNDALIDGIRGKSDFRLGGWQSHYPGNLEAVIDLKAPRKVNKLGLSVLQDLGVWIWYPTQVEFFSSADGKNFTSLGVVKNNFSDKEYGSHLQVLSLPVNLTTRYIKVVAQNHGVIPDWHPGKGEHGHIFADEIIIE; this is translated from the coding sequence ATGAAAAAATGGCTGGTCGCGCTTACCATGGGGTTAGCGTCTGTTGCGCAGGCACAGGAAAAAGATTATTCCACGATCGTAAATCCCTTTATCGGCACCGGCGGTCACGGGCACACGTATCCTGGTCCCAGTATGCCTTTCGGCATGGTGCAGTTAAGTCCGGACACCCGTCTGAAGGGTTGGGACGGCTGCTCGGGTTACCACTATTCCGACTCCATCATTTACGGCTTTTCACACACGCATTTGAGCGGTACGGGCATCGAGGATTATTGCGATATCCTCTTAATGCCTACCACCGGTAAATACGAGTGGAATAATGAAAAATATGCCTCTCCCTTCTCTCATAAAAACGAAAAAGCACACGCGGGCTTTTATAGTGTTAAGCTGGACAAGTACAATGTAGAAGCCTCGCTCACGGCGACTAAACGTGTGGGGCTGCATAAATACCAGTTCGCGGCCGGCGCTAAAGAAGGCAACGTACTGCTGGACCTTTACCATCGCGATATCGTAAAAGACTCGCATTTGAAAGTCCTGAACGACTCCACCATCGTGGGCATGCGTCGCTCCACCAGCTGGGCGCAGGACCAGGTAGTATATTTCGCACTGAAGTTCTCCAAGCCATTTAAAAAGCACGTGGTGGCTTTAAACGATGCAGAGAAAGGTGCGTTGAAAGAAGCGCAGGGTTTGAACATCAAAAGCTATTTTACTTTTAACCTGGACGGCGCACCGTTGTACGCGAAAGTGGCCATCTCCGGTGTAAGTGAAGAAGGTGCGATGCGCAACCTGGACGCCGAGCTGCCGGACTACAACTTTGCCAAAGTGGTAGCCGACGCCAAAACCGCATGGAATAAAGAGTTAGGCAAGATCGAGATCAAAGGCGGCACACCCGATCAGCAGGTAATTTTCTACAGCGCATTATACCACGCCTGCCTCAATCCAAACCTGTATATGGATGTGGACGGGCAGTACCTGGGCACCGACAAAAAAGTACATAAAGCAGAAGGCTTTGAGAACTATAGTGTATTCTCTCTCTGGGATACGCATCGCGGCTTACACCCGTTGATGACCATCATTGACCCGAAGCGTACCAACGACTGGATCAATACCTTTCTGGCGCAATACAAGTACGGTGGCATGCTGCCTGTATGGGAACTGAGCGCGAACGAAACGTTCTGCATGATCGGTTACCACGCGGTGCCGGTAATTGCAGATGCATATCAGAAAGGCATCAGGGGTTATGATGTAAATTATGCACTGGAGTCCATGAGAAGCTGGGCCGAAAGCGATCGCTTTGGCATACAGGATTACATTCGCCAGGGTTACCTGAATACAGAAACACAGGCTGAATCGGTATCCCGCACGTTGGAATACTCGTACGACGATTGGTGTATTGCACAAATGGCGAAGGGTATGGGTCAACAGGATGTTTACAACACATACATACAGCGGGCGCAATCTTACAAGAACTTGTTTGATGCATCCACCGGCTTCATGCGCGGCAAAACGGGCGGCAGATGGTATTCGCCCTTTACGCCAACCGAGGTAAATAACTTCTTTACAGAGGCGAACAGCTGGCAGTACAGCTTCGCCGTTCAGCAGGACGTGAGCGGACTGATGAAACTGCAGGGTGGCAGGCTACCGTTTACGGCTAAACTGAACAAGCTGTTTACGACGAACGAAAAGCTTTCTGGTCGTGAGCAATCGGATATTACCGGGTTGATTGGTCAGTATGCTCATGGCAACGAGCCCAGTCACCACATTGCTTACCTGTTCAACTATGTTGGCCAGCCTTACCGTACGCAGGAACTGGTGCACGAAGTATTAACGGGCCTGTACCATAACCATCCCGATGGTTTAAGTGGCAATGAAGATTGCGGTCAGATGAGCGCATGGTATGTGTTAAGCTCCATGGGCTTCTACTCCGTAACGCCGGGCAGCGGCATTTACGCGATCGGTACGCCACTGTTCGACGAGGTAAAAATCAACCTGGAGAATGGCAAAACATTTACCGTGAAAGCGAACAACAGGAGCGCCAAAAACTTCTACATCGCATCTGCCCAGCTGAATGGCAAAGCTTACAACAAAAGCTACTTTCAGCATACAGATATTACCGATGGCGGCACACTGAGTTTTGATATGAGTGCTACACCGAATAAGGTATGGGGTGCTACAGAAGTGCCCGTGAGCAGCATTACCGATGAACTGATCGTTCCCGTTCCGTTTGTGGTCGCAACATCCGACAGGTTTAAGAGCGCAATGCCCGTAACCCTCAAAACCGTTGAACCCGGCGCGGCGATCTATTACACACTCGATGGCAGCCAGCCTACTTCGGCTTCCAAAAAGTACGTGGCACCCATCAGCGTAAAAACATCCTGCACACTTAAAGCGGTGGCCTTTAAAAACGGCAAGTACAGCAAAGTGGCGGAGAACGAATTCCATCGCATTCCCACCGATAAAAACATCACCATTCTTTCCAAAATACACCCGCAATACACCGGCGGCGGCAACGATGCGCTGATCGACGGCATTCGTGGTAAAAGCGACTTCAGACTGGGTGGCTGGCAGAGTCATTACCCTGGCAACCTCGAAGCCGTGATAGACCTGAAAGCGCCACGTAAAGTGAACAAACTCGGACTGAGCGTGCTGCAGGACCTGGGCGTGTGGATCTGGTATCCTACGCAGGTGGAGTTCTTCAGCTCTGCGGACGGTAAAAATTTCACCTCCCTGGGTGTGGTGAAAAACAACTTCTCCGACAAAGAATACGGCTCGCATCTGCAGGTGTTAAGTCTGCCGGTAAACCTCACTACCCGCTACATTAAAGTGGTGGCGCAGAACCATGGGGTGATACCTGACTGGCACCCTGGCAAGGGCGAACACGGGCATATATTTGCAGATGAAATCATTATTGAGTAG
- a CDS encoding glycoside hydrolase family 20 protein, which translates to MRLNAFFNVMMLATILGATACSDSSQKAPKGTLAVIPLPASMKPTADSFLIDKQTVIVATGAQAQTAALFNAYLKELTGYELKVAETGDKNAIILKAGNDTNAKEGYSLEVKADQVLVTGNDAAGAFYGVQTLIQLLPVEKGNSLWIPGVTIKDQPRFAYRGMHLDVGRHFFPVDFLKKYIDLLSMHKMNTFHWHLTDDQGWRIEIKKYPRLQEVASKRKETMEGHYNDQKYDGKPYGGYYTQAEVQEVVKYAAERYVTVIPEIEMPGHALAALAAYPSFGCTGGPYETGTRWGVLDDVFCAGNDSVFLFLQDVIDEILPLFPSKYIHVGGDESPKVRWEKCPKCQKRIKDEHLKDEHALQSYFIQRMEKYINSKGRRIIGWDEILEGGLAPDATVMSWRGTEGGIAAAKLDHDVIMTPGSHVYFDYYQSKGKNEPVAIGGYLPVEKVYSFEPVPDASLLDPSKAKYIIGAQANLWTEYIKTPEHVEYMVYPRACALSEVQWTQPSQKNYEDFLNRLKVHLKRLDIKKVNYAKHIFMVKGVVENDAKGKMSIKLSSELDGGKLVYTLDSSAPTASSTAYTGPVAITKSGTFRGVVLQDGKPFGDEFEQTFSFNKATGKAVTLKTPPNEKYNPGSPFSLVNGIQGVEKFNDNQWTAFQGDFEATVDLGDSISISRLGLSTLKYNDQWIYEPKELIFYTSGDGQQWKEVAKTSSFPAKGINKVRLGVNNVSARYVKVVAKHYGKIPKGAQGEGNPAWLFVDEIVVE; encoded by the coding sequence ATGAGATTAAACGCATTTTTTAACGTCATGATGCTGGCCACTATACTGGGAGCAACTGCCTGTAGCGACAGTAGCCAGAAAGCGCCGAAAGGCACACTGGCCGTTATTCCGCTGCCGGCTTCCATGAAGCCAACGGCAGATTCATTTTTGATTGACAAACAAACAGTGATCGTCGCCACGGGTGCGCAGGCACAAACGGCTGCGCTGTTCAATGCTTATTTAAAAGAACTCACCGGCTACGAGCTGAAAGTGGCCGAAACCGGCGACAAGAACGCGATCATCCTGAAAGCAGGTAATGATACCAATGCGAAGGAAGGTTACAGCCTCGAAGTGAAAGCCGACCAAGTATTGGTAACGGGTAACGATGCTGCCGGCGCCTTTTACGGCGTACAAACGCTGATACAACTGCTGCCCGTAGAAAAAGGCAATTCGTTGTGGATACCCGGCGTAACCATCAAAGACCAGCCCCGCTTTGCCTACCGTGGCATGCACCTGGACGTTGGCCGCCACTTCTTCCCGGTGGATTTCCTGAAGAAGTACATCGACCTGCTGTCTATGCACAAAATGAACACCTTCCACTGGCACCTCACAGACGACCAGGGCTGGCGCATAGAAATCAAGAAATATCCGCGCCTGCAGGAAGTTGCTTCCAAACGTAAAGAAACCATGGAAGGCCACTACAACGATCAGAAGTATGATGGCAAACCTTATGGCGGATATTACACCCAGGCAGAAGTGCAGGAGGTGGTGAAATACGCGGCCGAGCGTTATGTAACAGTGATCCCCGAAATAGAAATGCCCGGACACGCACTGGCCGCATTGGCAGCTTACCCGAGCTTCGGTTGTACCGGCGGCCCGTACGAAACAGGCACCCGCTGGGGCGTACTGGATGATGTGTTTTGCGCAGGCAACGATTCGGTGTTCCTGTTCCTGCAGGACGTGATCGATGAAATACTGCCGCTGTTCCCCAGCAAATACATTCACGTAGGTGGAGATGAAAGTCCGAAAGTACGTTGGGAAAAATGCCCGAAATGCCAGAAGCGGATTAAGGACGAGCATCTGAAAGACGAGCATGCGCTGCAAAGCTATTTTATCCAGCGTATGGAAAAATACATCAACAGCAAAGGTCGCCGCATCATCGGCTGGGACGAGATCCTCGAAGGTGGTTTAGCGCCGGATGCTACAGTAATGAGCTGGCGCGGAACAGAAGGAGGCATTGCTGCCGCGAAACTTGATCATGATGTGATCATGACGCCTGGGAGCCATGTATACTTCGACTATTATCAATCCAAAGGCAAAAACGAACCAGTGGCCATCGGCGGTTATTTGCCGGTAGAAAAAGTATATAGCTTCGAACCTGTACCCGATGCCAGCCTGCTGGACCCATCCAAAGCGAAATACATCATCGGCGCCCAGGCTAACCTGTGGACGGAGTACATTAAAACGCCTGAACACGTAGAATACATGGTTTATCCACGTGCCTGCGCGCTCTCCGAAGTACAATGGACACAGCCTTCGCAGAAAAACTACGAAGACTTCCTGAACCGCCTGAAAGTGCACCTCAAGCGCCTCGATATTAAAAAAGTAAACTACGCGAAACATATTTTTATGGTGAAGGGCGTGGTAGAAAATGATGCAAAAGGCAAGATGAGCATCAAATTGAGCAGCGAACTGGATGGCGGCAAACTGGTGTACACGCTGGACAGCAGCGCACCTACTGCTAGCTCCACCGCTTATACGGGGCCGGTTGCCATCACGAAAAGCGGCACCTTCCGCGGTGTCGTGTTGCAGGACGGCAAGCCATTTGGCGATGAGTTCGAGCAAACTTTCTCCTTCAACAAAGCCACCGGTAAAGCGGTTACATTAAAAACGCCCCCGAATGAGAAATACAATCCGGGTAGTCCGTTTTCCCTTGTGAATGGCATACAGGGTGTGGAGAAGTTTAACGATAACCAGTGGACGGCCTTCCAGGGCGACTTTGAAGCAACGGTAGATTTGGGCGACAGCATCAGCATTTCCCGCCTGGGCCTCAGCACGCTGAAGTACAACGACCAGTGGATTTACGAACCAAAAGAGTTGATCTTCTACACTTCCGGCGATGGCCAGCAATGGAAAGAGGTCGCGAAAACCAGTTCGTTCCCCGCCAAAGGCATCAACAAAGTGCGTTTGGGTGTGAATAATGTGAGCGCGAGATATGTGAAAGTAGTGGCCAAACATTATGGCAAGATCCCGAAAGGCGCACAGGGCGAAGGTAACCCAGCCTGGCTGTTCGTGGATGAGATCGTGGTGGAATAG